AACAAGGTACCGGTCGAAGACTTCCTTCGACAGCCGGTCCGCCTTGATGTCCTCGACAAAGCGGTGACTGACCATCGCCTCGAAGACGGCGCGGTTTTCCCGGATGACCTGGTCCGAAAGGCTCTCCAACGTGCGGCTCATCACTTCAATGCCGGTGCGGCCGCGGCGACGAAAGCCTTGACCCGTTCGATGTCCACCGGGCTCCACCACACGCCGCCATGCTTCAGCGACGACGCGACGATGACGCCGTTGGTACGCTTTAGGATCTCGACGATATTCTCCTTGCTGACACCCGACCCGACCAGCAACGGCAACTGGGTGGCGGCGCCGATCTCCTCAATCTCCTCGATGCTCGCCGTGCTGCCGGTGCGCTGGCCGGTGGCGATGACGGCATCGGCATCGAAAAAAGCGAGGTCGCGGGTCAACTCCTGGATCGTGCGGTCGGCCGTTATGGCATGGGCGCCGTGCTTGACGTGGCTGTCGGCGAAAACGCGGATATGTTCGGCTCGCAGCATGGAGCGGTAACGCATCGCTTCAGCCGCGCGTCCTTCCATGAAACCCTCATTCGCCACATAGGCATTGGCCCACTGGTTGACACGGATGAACTTCGCGCCGCCGGCCATGGCTATTGCGAACGATGGGATCGGCGCATTCGCGAGGACGTTGATCCCGAGGGGGACGCCGACGGCGCGGGCGATGCGATCGGTGATGACCGACATGAAGGCCGCGGTCTCGGGGCCGATATCCTCCGGCTTCGAGAAAGGGATGTCGCCATGGTTTTCGATGATCAGGCCATGCATGCCGCCTTCAATCAGGGCCTCCGCATCACGCATGCAGGCGTCGTAGATGGCGTTCATCTCCTCACCACGATAGCGCGGCGCTCCGGGGAAGGCGGGGCAATGGATCATGCCGATCAGCGCCTTGTCAGTCCCGAATATTTCCCGTATGGCGCTTGAGGTCTTGTCGGATATTTCCTGCATCTGTTTCCCTTTTCGAAAGCCAGTTATGCGTGCTTATGTCATCGGCAACGTCACAGTGGACGAAACTATTTCCGTATCGGCCATGCCAGAGGCAGGCGCCTCGATCCTTGGCCGCGAGGAGACCCGTGATCTGGGCGGCAAGGGTGCGAACCAGGCCGTGGTGATGGGCCGCGCAGGCCTTGCCGTTACGCTGGTTGCGGCCGTCGGCGAAGATTTTCGCGCCGAGACCATCCGCAGCCAGTTGGCCGAAGAGCCAGTCGAGGCCAGACTGATCCAGCTGGCCGGCAAGGCAAGCGATTTCTCCATCATCTTCACGACCCCCGACGGTGAGAACGCCATTGTCACGACCACGGATTCGGCCGGTTCGCTGACGCTTGCGGAGGCGGTCACTCCGCTTGCCGAAAGCATCCCCGGCGATCTCCTCGTTCTGCAAGGCAATCTCACCGACGAGGTTACCCGCGGCATCCTTGAAGAAGCCAGGCATCGCCAGCTGCTCACAGCCTTCAACCCATCCCCCCTTCGCCCCTTCTTCACCGGCCTCTGGCCGCTCATCGATATTGCCTTTCTGAATAAAGGCGAGGCCGAGAGCCTGACCGGAGCCGCAGGCCAAGCTGCCGCCTCGGCCCTGATCTCCGCGGGGGTCAAACACGTGGTCCTGACCCTCGGCGGCGAAGGCGCGATGCTGGCAAGCGAAAGCGGCGCGCTGACGATCCCGGCGACACCCGCTAGCGTCATCGATACGACAGGTGCTGGCGACACGTTCATGGGCGTCACGCTCGCGTCTGCTGCCTTGCGGGGCGTGCCGCTCGACGCACGCGCCGTAAGGCACGCGACCGCCGCCGCTGCCCTCACCGTCAGCCGACGGGGAACCCGATCTGCGTTTCCCACCAAGGCCGAGCTTCATTCCATTCTCGCCGGCTGATCCTTCAGCGCGCCTCCGTCATCCAGGCAAGAAGATTGATCCACAAGCGTCCATAGCCCTTCCATTCGCAGAAAGCCGGCGACAGCCAGTGAGGGCCGATGTCGGAGGTCCAGGCGGCCGTGCGGCCCTTGCCGTGCGAACCGATTACCAGCAACGGATGGCTCCCTTGATCCTCTGGCAGACGGGCAAGCACCTCAACATCGGGGCGGTCGCGCAGTTCCACCTCGTTGACGCCAAGGAGCAGCGGCCATTCGCCGTCAAGGCCGGCCATGACGGGATGCTCCGGCTTCAGCACAACGGCGGTCGAGCCCTCTGGCATTTCGACGCGGTCGTCATAGGCAAGGCAGGTGACCGGCAGGGCATCTTCAACCGGCGTGCGGCGCCAGCGCGCCTTGCCGTCGATGCCCTGGAACGAGAAGTAGCCGCCGACCATCAGCAGGCCGCCGCCTTTTTCGACCCAGGCCTTGATGAGCTTCAGCCGGTTCGGCACCGTCTTCGAATGCAACCAGACCGCTGGCGGCAGCAGCAGCGAGTTTGCCCCGATATCGGAAAGGATGATCGCATCATAGGCGTCGAGCCCGGCCATTTCGAAGGGGAATTTTTCGACGGCCTCATGCGCCGGCATATAAGTCAGTTCGAACTCGCTGCCTTCGAGCGCCTTTACCAGCGGCTCGGCGCCCAGATGGAAGGTGACGCTGCCGAACTGGTCGAAACCCTTGTAATGGGTTGCCGAGCTGACCCAGCTTTCACCGACGAGGAGCACTTTCTTTGTCATTGTCTTACCGTATCTTACCGTTTCTTTGAGGAGTTCCGGCCGTCAGGCAGAGGCTTGGAAGACCGAACGCGGGTTGTCGCGCATCATCCGGCCGATGACCGCGTCATCGAGGCCATGCCGTTTCAGGCGCGGCAGGAAATGTTTGAGAATATAGGCATAGCCGTTGCCGCCGTATTTCGTCAGCATCATCTTCAGGAAGACGTCATGGGAGAGCAGGACGCGGTCGCCATGCCCCATCCCCACGAGCCTGGCGATGGCGCGCGCGGCCTCCTCGTCGCTCGGGCACTGCACCTGCTGGTCCCCATAGAAGAAATCCATGCCGATCATGTCATACTCCAGGAATGCGCCGCGCGACGCGATCTCGCTCTGATAGCCGAGATCGTCATGCGACGGGTTCATGTGGCAAAGTACGGTGTGGCGAAGATCGCCGCCCTCTTCCGCCACGATGTCGAGCACCTTGTGGCCGAGTCGGAACCAGCCGGGCAGATGCACCATCAGTGGAAGGCCTGTGCGGCGATGAGCCTGGGCCGCACCGCGCAGCGACTTTTCTTCCTCCGCTGTGAAATCGGAAGAAACGCCAATCTCGCCGATTAGGCCGATCCTCACATCCGTGCCGTCAGCACCCTCGATCGCCTCGCGGACGATCTCGTCGGCGATTTGCGTCACACCCATGCCCGCCACCTTGGCCGGATGCGACGAGGCGAGATAGTAGCCCGCACCCATCACGATATTGAGCCCCGTCGACTTGGCTATGCGTCGGAGCGCCAGCGGGTCGCGGCCGATGCCCTGGCATGTCGGCTCGACGACCGTCCTGCCGCCTTCTCTCGCGAAATCCTTGAGCT
This Rhizobium sullae DNA region includes the following protein-coding sequences:
- a CDS encoding BtpA/SgcQ family protein is translated as MQEISDKTSSAIREIFGTDKALIGMIHCPAFPGAPRYRGEEMNAIYDACMRDAEALIEGGMHGLIIENHGDIPFSKPEDIGPETAAFMSVITDRIARAVGVPLGINVLANAPIPSFAIAMAGGAKFIRVNQWANAYVANEGFMEGRAAEAMRYRSMLRAEHIRVFADSHVKHGAHAITADRTIQELTRDLAFFDADAVIATGQRTGSTASIEEIEEIGAATQLPLLVGSGVSKENIVEILKRTNGVIVASSLKHGGVWWSPVDIERVKAFVAAAAPALK
- a CDS encoding PfkB family carbohydrate kinase, whose translation is MRAYVIGNVTVDETISVSAMPEAGASILGREETRDLGGKGANQAVVMGRAGLAVTLVAAVGEDFRAETIRSQLAEEPVEARLIQLAGKASDFSIIFTTPDGENAIVTTTDSAGSLTLAEAVTPLAESIPGDLLVLQGNLTDEVTRGILEEARHRQLLTAFNPSPLRPFFTGLWPLIDIAFLNKGEAESLTGAAGQAAASALISAGVKHVVLTLGGEGAMLASESGALTIPATPASVIDTTGAGDTFMGVTLASAALRGVPLDARAVRHATAAAALTVSRRGTRSAFPTKAELHSILAG
- a CDS encoding glutamine amidotransferase gives rise to the protein MTKKVLLVGESWVSSATHYKGFDQFGSVTFHLGAEPLVKALEGSEFELTYMPAHEAVEKFPFEMAGLDAYDAIILSDIGANSLLLPPAVWLHSKTVPNRLKLIKAWVEKGGGLLMVGGYFSFQGIDGKARWRRTPVEDALPVTCLAYDDRVEMPEGSTAVVLKPEHPVMAGLDGEWPLLLGVNEVELRDRPDVEVLARLPEDQGSHPLLVIGSHGKGRTAAWTSDIGPHWLSPAFCEWKGYGRLWINLLAWMTEAR
- a CDS encoding phosphotriesterase family protein produces the protein MAAELSEGHLRSGNVMTVAGPVPADELGVTLMHEHILNDCRCWWHAPKTPERQYLADGFVCMEILGELRQDPFVNKHNITLDDEALAIVELKDFAREGGRTVVEPTCQGIGRDPLALRRIAKSTGLNIVMGAGYYLASSHPAKVAGMGVTQIADEIVREAIEGADGTDVRIGLIGEIGVSSDFTAEEEKSLRGAAQAHRRTGLPLMVHLPGWFRLGHKVLDIVAEEGGDLRHTVLCHMNPSHDDLGYQSEIASRGAFLEYDMIGMDFFYGDQQVQCPSDEEAARAIARLVGMGHGDRVLLSHDVFLKMMLTKYGGNGYAYILKHFLPRLKRHGLDDAVIGRMMRDNPRSVFQASA